One genomic window of Cannabis sativa cultivar Pink pepper isolate KNU-18-1 chromosome 2, ASM2916894v1, whole genome shotgun sequence includes the following:
- the LOC115721433 gene encoding stress-response A/B barrel domain-containing protein At5g22580, with the protein MGEFKHLVIVKFKNDVKVDEVVKGMETLVSEVDFVKSFEWGEDVESLEMLRQGFTHAFLMTFEKKEDFTSFQGHPKHVEFSSTFSLAIDNIVVLDFPTLLVKTPP; encoded by the exons atggGTGAGTTTAAACACTTGGTGATAGTCAAGTTCAAAAATGATGTAAAAGTTGATGAAGTTGTCAAAGGAATGGAGACTTTGGTTTCTGAGGTTGATTTTGTCAAGTCCTTCGAAtg GGGAGAAGATGTTGAGAGCTTAGAAATGCTAAGACAAGGGTTCACTCATGCCTTCTTAATGACatttgagaagaaagaagactTCACATCATTTCAAGGGCATCCCAAACATGTTGAATTCTCATCAACTTTCTCACTTGCAATAGACAACATTGTGGTCCTTGATTTCCCCACACTTCTTGTCAAGACACcaccttaa